A genomic stretch from Halichoerus grypus chromosome 5, mHalGry1.hap1.1, whole genome shotgun sequence includes:
- the LOC118546871 gene encoding glutathione S-transferase Mu 1-like: MAMILGYWDIRGLAHAIRLLLEYTDSHYEEKKYAMGDAPNYDRSQWLNEKFKLDLDFPNLPYLIDGAHKITQSNAILRYIARKHNLCGETEEEKCRMDILENEVMDTRLYFARMCYNPDFEKLKPGYLEGLPDKMKLYSQFLGKRPWFAGEKLTYVDFLAYDILDILRIFEPKCLDAFPNLKEFMARFEGLKKISAYTKSSRFLPAPLFLKMAVWGSK; this comes from the exons ATGGCCATGATCTTGGGTTACTGGGATATCCGCGGG CTGGCTCACGCCATCCGCCTGCTCCTGGAGTACACAGACTCACACTATGAGGAAAAGAAGTACGCGATGGGGGACG CTCCCAACTATGACAGAAGCCAGTGGCTGAATGAAAAATTCAAGCTGGACCTGGACTTCCCCAAT CTGCCCTACTTAATTGATGGGGCTCACAAGATCACCCAGAGCAACGCCATCCTTCGCTACATTGCTCGCAAACACAACCTAt gtggggagacagaagaggagaagtgTCGCATGGACATTTTGGAGAATGAGGTTATGGACACCCGCCTATACTTTGCCAGGATGTGCTACAACCCTGACTTT GAGAAACTGAAGCCTGGGTACCTGGAGGGACTCCCTGACAAGATGAAGCTCTACTCACAGTTTCTGGGGAAGAGGCCTTGGTTTGCAGGGGAGAAG CTCACCTATGTGGATTTCCTGGCTTATGACATTCTTGATATACTTCGTATATTCGAGCCCAAGTGCCTGGATGCATTCCCAAACCTGAAGGAGTTCATGGCCCGCTTTGAG GGCCTGAAGAAGATCTCTGCGTACACGAAGTCCAGCCGCTTCCTCCCAGCGCCTCTGTTTCTAAAGATGGCCGTGTGGGGCAGCAAGTAG
- the AMPD2 gene encoding AMP deaminase 2 isoform X4 — MDGKCKEIAEELFSRSLAESELRSAPYEFPEESPIEQLEERRQRLERQISQDVKLEPDILLRAKQDFLKTDSASDLQLYKEQGEGQGDRGLRERDVVLEREFQRVTISGEEKCGVPFTDLLDAAKSVVRALFIREKYMALSLQSFCPTTRRYLQQLAEKPLETRTYEQGPDTPVSADAPVHPPALEQHPYEYCEPSTMPGDLGLGLRMVQGVVHVYTRREPDEHCPEVELPYPDLQEFVADVNVLMALIINGPIKSFCYRRLQYLSSKFQMHVLLNEMKELAAQKKVPHRDFYNIRKVDTHIHASSCMNQKHLLRFIKRAMKRHLEEIVHVEQGREQTLREVFESMNLTAYDLSVDTLDMHADRNTFHRFDKFNAKYNPIGESVLREIFIKTDNRVSGKYFAHIIKEVMSDLEESKYQNAELRLSIYGRSRDEWDKLACWAVKHRVHSPNVRWLVQVPRLFDVYRTKGQLANFQEMLENIFLPLFEATVHPASHPELHLFLEHVDGFDSVDDESKPENHVFNLESPLPKAWVEEDNPPYAYYLYYTFVNMAMLNHLRRQRGFHTFVLRPHCGEAGPIHHLVSAFMLAENISHGLLLRKAPVLQYLYYLAQIGIAMSPLSNNSLFLSYHRNPLPEYLSRGLMVSLSTDDPLQFHFTKEPLMEEYSIATQVWKLSSCDMCELARNSVLMSGFSHKVKSHWLGPNYTKEGPEGNDIRRTNVPDIRVGYRYETLCQELALITQAVQSEMLETIPEESGVTTSPGPQ; from the exons GCTGGAGCCGGACATCCTGCTTCGGGCCAAGCAAGATTTCCTGAAGACAGACAGTGCGTCGGACCTCCa GCTCTACAaggagcagggcgaggggcaagGCGACCGGGGCCTGCGGGAGCGAGACGTGGTGCTAGAGCGGGAATTTCAGCGGGTCACCATCTCCGGCGAGGAGAAGTGTGGG GTGCCATTCACAGACCTGCTGGACGCAGCCAAGAGCGTGGTGCGGGCACTCTTCATCCGGGAAAAGTACATGGCCCTGTCGCTGCAGAGTTTCTGCCCCACCACCCGCCGGTACCTGCAGCAGCTGGCTGAGAAGCCTCTGGAGACACGGACCTACGAGCAGGGCCCTGACACCCCCGTGTCCGCTG atGCCCCGGTGCACCCCCCTGCGCTGGAGCAGCACCCCTATGAGTACTGTGAGCCAAGCACCATGCCTGGGGACCTGGGCTTGGGTCTGCGCATGGTGCAGGGCGTGGTGCATGTCTACACCCGCAGGGAACCCGATGAGCA TTGCCCAGAGGTGGAGCTGCCGTACCCTGACCTGCAGGAATTTGTGGCGGATGTCAATGTGCTGATGGCCCTGATAATCAACGGCCCCAT AAAGTCCTTCTGCTACCGCCGCCTACAGTACCTGAGCTCCAAGTTCCAGATGCACGTGTTGCTCAATGAGATGAAGGAGCTGGCCGCCCAGAAGAAGGTGCCACACCGAGATTTCTACAACATCCGGAAG GTGGACACACACATCCATGCCTCGTCCTGCATGAACCAGAAGCACCTGCTGCGCTTCATCAAACGCGCGATGAAGCGGCACCTGGAGGAGATCGTGCACGTGGAGCAGGGCCGTGAGCAGACGCTGCGGGAGGTCTTTGAGAGCATGAATCTCACTGCTTACGACCTGAGTGTGGACACGCTGGACATGCACGCG GACAGGAACACCTTCCATCGCTTTGACAAGTTCAATGCCAAGTACAACCCCATTGGGGAGTCTGTCCTCCGAGAGATCTTCATCAAGACCGACAACAGGGTTTCTGGAAAGTACTTTGCCCACATTATCAAG GAAGTGATGTCCGACCTGGAGGAGAGCAAATACCAGAACGCGGAGCTGCGGCTCTCCATCTATGGGCGCTCGAGGGACGAGTGGGACAAGCTGGCGTGCTGGGCCGTGAAGCACCGAGTACACTCTCCCAACGTGCGCTGGCTCGTGCAAGTGCCCCGCCTCTT CGACGTGTACCGTACCAAGGGCCAGCTAGCCAACTTCCAGGAGATGCTGGAGAACATCTTCCTGCCACTGTTTGAGGCCACTGTGCACCCTGCCAGCCACCCGGAGCTGCACCTTTTCTTGGAGCAC GTGGATGGCTTCGACAGCGTGGATGATGAGTCTAAGCCTGAGAATCACGTCTTCAACCTGGAGAGCCCCCTCCCCAAGGCTTGGGTGGAGGAGGACAACCCACCCTATGCCTACTACCTGTACTACACCTTTGTCAACATGGCCATGCTGAACCACCTGCGCAG GCAGAGGGGCTTCCACACGTTTGTGCTGAGGCCACACTGTGGGGAAGCGGGGCCCATCCACCACCTGGTGTCGGCCTTCATGCTGGCCGAGAACATTTCTCACGGGCTGCTTCTGCGCAAG GCCCCCGTCCTGCAGTACCTGTATTACCTGGCCCAGATTGGCATCGCCATGTCTCCTCTCAGCAACAACAGCCTCTTCCTCAGCTACCACCGGAACCCGCTCCCCGAGTACCTGTCCCGCGGGCTCATGGTCTCCCTGTCCACTGATGATCCCCTGCAGTTCCACTTCACCAAG GAGCCACTGATGGAGGAGTACAGCATCGCCACGCAGGTGTGGAAGCTCAGCTCCTGCGACATGTGTGAGCTGGCCCGCAACAGCGTGCTCATGAGCGGCTTCTCCCACAAG GTGAAGAGCCACTGGCTGGGACCCAACTATACCAAGGAGGGCCCCGAGGGCAATGATATCCGCCGTACGAACGTGCCGGACATCCGTGTGGGCTACCGCTATGAGACTCTGTGCCAGGAGCTGGCTCTCATCACACAGGCTGTCCAGAGTGAGATGCTGGAGACCATCCCCGAGGAGAGCGGGGTCACGACAAGCCCGGGGCCTCAGTGA